A portion of the Rhodococcus pseudokoreensis genome contains these proteins:
- the eccD gene encoding type VII secretion integral membrane protein EccD → MSITHDESRGSASSTRPGAAADLCRITVLSTHSQVDMAVPFGVPLAILVPGIVDTIRTHRSTNDFDDSLEQYEPSEWVLAKIGHSPLSTTLTLHEHGIRDGDLLVLQSVHASAPPPLFDDIMYNVAIADAEGDREWTRGSARVVGSVAAVLGTVVGSFALLWSGAGTEGFLGAGCALATALLFLIAGAVTGRVYGDAPSSVVLSGCAVPLSFAAGILFVPGDLGAAHVLLGLALAGTTAVLALRLGGVGLRLFTALSVTSLFGSIAALVATLFGNPIAAVGAGVVAAALIGLAFSARVSILLAKLPLPPVPAPGTSVDPSEDDPDDEVTMPSFDSLAQRAARARKYLTGLVGAMTALAVIGALVAAYPGVHDGIFWPGLSLAVATATVLMFRGRTYSSAEQAVPLIAGGVTILVLLLTAAAVAVPDFAIASFAVAILFAVGGLVLGILAPRQTFSPVMRRVAELIDLAVIASIVPLVCWVTGLYSLMRGL, encoded by the coding sequence GTGTCCATCACCCATGACGAATCGCGGGGATCCGCCTCGTCCACCCGTCCCGGTGCCGCGGCCGATCTGTGCCGCATCACCGTCCTGTCGACGCATTCGCAGGTCGACATGGCCGTACCGTTCGGTGTGCCGCTCGCCATCCTCGTCCCGGGGATCGTCGACACCATCCGCACCCATCGCAGTACCAACGATTTCGACGACTCCCTCGAACAGTACGAACCGAGCGAGTGGGTTCTCGCGAAGATCGGGCACTCGCCGCTCTCGACCACGTTGACGTTGCACGAGCACGGAATCCGCGACGGCGATCTCCTCGTGCTCCAGAGCGTGCACGCCAGCGCACCGCCGCCGCTCTTCGACGACATCATGTACAACGTCGCGATCGCGGACGCCGAGGGCGACCGCGAGTGGACCCGGGGTTCCGCGCGGGTCGTGGGCTCCGTCGCCGCCGTGCTCGGCACCGTCGTCGGTTCGTTCGCGCTGTTGTGGTCCGGGGCGGGGACGGAAGGATTTCTGGGGGCGGGTTGTGCCCTCGCGACGGCCCTGCTGTTCCTGATCGCGGGAGCGGTCACCGGCCGCGTCTACGGCGACGCGCCCAGTTCAGTGGTCCTCAGCGGGTGCGCCGTTCCCCTCTCGTTCGCTGCGGGAATTCTGTTCGTGCCCGGCGATCTCGGCGCTGCGCACGTGCTCCTCGGGCTCGCACTGGCCGGCACCACCGCCGTTCTGGCGTTGCGGCTGGGCGGTGTCGGACTGCGATTGTTCACGGCACTGTCGGTGACGTCGCTGTTCGGATCGATCGCCGCGCTCGTCGCCACGCTGTTCGGCAACCCGATCGCCGCGGTCGGCGCGGGCGTCGTGGCGGCGGCGCTGATCGGACTCGCCTTCTCGGCCCGGGTGTCGATACTGCTGGCGAAGCTTCCGCTGCCTCCCGTCCCGGCGCCGGGCACGTCGGTCGATCCGTCCGAGGACGACCCGGACGACGAGGTCACGATGCCCTCGTTCGACTCCCTCGCGCAGCGTGCGGCACGTGCCCGCAAGTACCTCACGGGCCTAGTGGGAGCGATGACGGCACTCGCCGTGATCGGCGCCCTCGTCGCGGCGTATCCCGGCGTGCACGACGGAATCTTCTGGCCCGGGCTCTCTCTCGCAGTCGCCACCGCGACCGTTTTGATGTTCCGGGGACGCACGTACAGCAGCGCCGAGCAGGCCGTTCCGCTGATCGCGGGCGGCGTGACGATTCTGGTTCTGCTGCTCACCGCCGCGGCTGTCGCCGTACCCGACTTCGCGATCGCATCGTTCGCCGTCGCGATCCTGTTCGCCGTCGGTGGGCTGGTGCTGGGAATCCTCGCCCCCCGCCAGACGTTCTCGCCCGTGATGCGGCGGGTGGCCGAGCTCATCGATCTGGCGGTGATCGCGTCGATCGTCCCGCTGGTGTGCTGGGTGACCGGTCTCTACTCGCTGATGCGTGGACTGTGA
- the mycP gene encoding type VII secretion-associated serine protease mycosin: MRRRLTRVVLATAIVAVTAAVGQGGASAVVPAPVDVGLVPPADRQKAELRRNCKDAVRVPDGPDVPAAQRDLDFQSVWPITRGAGQLVAVIDTGVSPHPRLPGLMDGGDLVGTQTGTVDCDAHGTLVAGLIGASQVPGSGFSGGAPDSRILSIRQSSKAYNTAGQADEVDNAGNAVGGYGNVVTMATAIRRAADQGATVINISEVACKTAAEGIGSGDRYVGAAVKYAVTVHNAVVVAAAGNFGSGDCKIQNPPVDPLRPGADLSDSVGTIASPAWYDDYVLTVGSVDANGSASDFSLAGPWVDVAAPGTGLTSLHPTTGDLTNTTYGPEGNAEPVQGTSFAAPFVSATVALVRSRFPQLSAQQVMARIEATAHAPAEGWNPSVGHGIIDPLAAVTADVPLDDVTVDQSNSVAIDALPAAAPPDHRPRNVAVAATGTLGALLVLGVLASFPLRRRFRSATDRH, translated from the coding sequence GTGAGGCGCCGGCTCACCCGCGTCGTCCTGGCCACCGCGATCGTGGCGGTCACCGCCGCCGTGGGTCAGGGCGGCGCCTCGGCCGTGGTGCCCGCTCCCGTGGACGTCGGACTCGTTCCACCGGCGGACCGCCAGAAGGCCGAGCTACGCCGCAATTGCAAAGATGCCGTGCGCGTACCGGACGGCCCCGACGTTCCGGCGGCCCAGCGCGATCTCGACTTCCAATCGGTCTGGCCGATCACCAGGGGTGCCGGTCAGCTCGTCGCGGTGATCGACACCGGCGTCTCGCCGCACCCCCGACTCCCCGGACTCATGGATGGCGGCGACCTCGTGGGGACGCAGACCGGGACGGTCGACTGCGACGCGCACGGCACGCTCGTCGCCGGGTTGATCGGTGCCTCGCAGGTGCCCGGCTCCGGTTTCTCCGGCGGCGCACCGGATTCGCGGATCCTGTCGATCCGGCAGTCGAGCAAAGCGTACAACACCGCCGGCCAGGCCGACGAGGTCGACAACGCGGGCAACGCGGTCGGCGGATACGGAAATGTCGTGACGATGGCGACGGCGATCCGGCGTGCGGCCGACCAGGGTGCGACCGTCATCAATATCTCCGAGGTCGCGTGCAAGACCGCTGCGGAGGGGATCGGCAGCGGCGACCGGTACGTCGGGGCCGCCGTGAAATACGCCGTCACGGTGCACAACGCCGTGGTGGTCGCGGCGGCAGGCAACTTCGGTTCCGGAGACTGCAAGATTCAGAATCCACCGGTCGACCCCCTCCGGCCCGGCGCCGATCTGTCGGACTCCGTGGGCACGATTGCCAGTCCCGCGTGGTACGACGACTACGTGCTCACCGTCGGCTCCGTCGACGCGAACGGGTCGGCGAGCGACTTCAGCCTGGCCGGTCCATGGGTCGACGTCGCTGCTCCGGGAACCGGTCTGACGTCGCTGCACCCGACCACCGGCGACCTGACGAACACGACCTACGGCCCGGAGGGCAACGCCGAGCCGGTGCAGGGAACCAGTTTCGCCGCCCCGTTCGTCTCGGCGACCGTCGCCCTGGTCCGTTCGCGGTTCCCGCAACTCTCCGCACAACAGGTCATGGCTCGTATCGAGGCCACGGCGCATGCCCCGGCAGAGGGGTGGAATCCGTCGGTAGGACACGGCATCATCGATCCGCTGGCGGCAGTCACCGCCGACGTTCCCCTCGACGATGTCACCGTCGATCAGTCGAATTCCGTCGCGATCGACGCGCTTCCGGCCGCTGCTCCCCCGGATCATCGGCCGCGCAACGTCGCTGTGGCGGCCACCGGAACACTGGGTGCACTGCTCGTGCTCGGCGTCCTGGCGTCGTTTCCGCTCCGCCGCCGGTTCCGCTCGGCGACCGACCGGCACTGA
- the eccB gene encoding type VII secretion protein EccB gives MAVTPTTRWQVNGYRFLVRRMEHALVRRDVRMLHDPMRSQSRALAVGVVIASLGLAGCAALALFRPQDKIGDASIVVGKDSGAMFVVMGDTLRPVLNLASARLIVGKSENPVIVKESELDTRPRGALVGIPGAPSALPAGDPAAKTPWTVCDSIAADGSHSVTTSVIVGQPEASNGGGTLTGDQGLLASTSDAAYLIYGGKRARVDLDDPAVTRALGLEGARPRPVSKGLINAIPEVPPLTAPVIPGAGSSPRYPLQDKVVGSVFTALIGSETAHYVVLSDGIQKISSAVANLIFLSDSHGETEMSSVPPDATKRIPSVEQLAVDSFPESAPTIVDASDSPVSCLTWKPLRAPDETGSSGPAAELSLVAGRTLPIPGDARAVELAQADDAGDNADTVYVQPGTSGFVQSTGIEPTSTRRDSWFFVADTGVRFGIPDKDADKDSAKALGLDGAQPLAPWQILGLLAQGPSLGKSSALVAHDGVAPDLDPAAVASGSK, from the coding sequence ATGGCTGTAACACCCACTACCCGGTGGCAGGTCAACGGGTATCGCTTTCTGGTCAGAAGGATGGAGCACGCCCTGGTGCGCCGCGACGTCCGAATGTTGCACGACCCCATGCGGTCGCAGTCGCGCGCACTCGCGGTGGGGGTCGTGATCGCGTCGCTCGGCCTCGCCGGGTGCGCCGCGCTGGCGCTGTTCCGTCCGCAGGACAAGATCGGTGACGCGTCGATCGTCGTCGGCAAGGATTCGGGCGCCATGTTCGTCGTCATGGGCGACACACTCCGTCCCGTCCTGAATCTCGCGTCCGCACGGCTCATCGTCGGAAAGTCCGAGAATCCGGTGATCGTCAAGGAATCCGAACTCGACACCCGCCCGCGCGGTGCCCTCGTCGGGATTCCCGGCGCGCCGTCGGCACTGCCGGCCGGAGATCCCGCGGCGAAGACACCGTGGACCGTGTGCGATTCGATCGCAGCCGACGGAAGTCATTCCGTCACAACATCGGTCATCGTCGGCCAGCCGGAGGCCTCCAACGGTGGCGGGACCCTCACGGGAGATCAGGGACTGCTCGCGTCGACTTCCGACGCGGCGTACCTGATATACGGCGGCAAGCGGGCTCGGGTCGACCTGGACGACCCCGCTGTCACCCGTGCGCTGGGCCTCGAAGGCGCCCGGCCGCGCCCGGTGAGCAAGGGTCTCATCAACGCCATCCCCGAAGTGCCGCCACTCACGGCACCCGTCATTCCGGGGGCCGGGAGCAGCCCCCGGTATCCGTTGCAGGACAAGGTCGTGGGATCGGTGTTCACGGCGCTCATCGGCTCCGAGACCGCCCACTACGTGGTCCTTAGCGACGGCATCCAGAAGATCAGCTCGGCCGTCGCGAACCTGATCTTCCTGTCGGACTCGCACGGCGAGACCGAGATGTCGAGCGTCCCGCCGGACGCCACCAAGCGAATCCCCTCCGTGGAACAGCTTGCGGTGGACAGTTTCCCCGAGTCGGCACCCACGATCGTCGATGCCTCCGACAGTCCCGTGAGCTGCCTGACCTGGAAGCCTCTCCGTGCGCCGGACGAGACCGGCTCGAGCGGTCCGGCGGCCGAACTGTCGCTGGTCGCGGGCCGGACCCTTCCGATCCCCGGCGACGCCCGCGCGGTCGAACTGGCCCAGGCGGACGACGCGGGCGACAACGCCGACACGGTCTACGTACAACCGGGGACCAGCGGTTTCGTGCAGTCCACCGGCATCGAGCCCACGAGCACACGACGCGACAGCTGGTTCTTCGTCGCGGACACGGGAGTTCGGTTCGGCATCCCGGACAAGGACGCGGACAAGGACTCCGCCAAGGCGTTGGGGCTCGACGGCGCCCAGCCTCTCGCGCCCTGGCAGATACTGGGCCTCCTGGCGCAGGGCCCCTCGCTCGGAAAGTCGTCGGCGCTCGTCGCACACGACGGTGTCGCGCCGGATCTCGACCCTGCCGCTGTCGCGTCAGGATCCAAGTAG
- the eccE gene encoding type VII secretion protein EccE — protein MDRSRVTRRPSPLRFSAAEVIIAQLLGVTGGVVASLCGLVWWGAVALAVVLVVAALVRVGGWSSLDWARTYWRYCTEPGRAESRTVDFQAPTGQSVGLRWDGGNVVAVVEVLPPAGSLTQITRDGFQTTHELPTDALAACLVQHDISLTGIDIVSHGYRAAAGTPATDVYDRLVGPLPATATRMVWLALRFDATESVAAVARRGGGEEGASRAITIAAGRVVRALADSGCRARILTAPEIDSAALQISRGVDPKTFTQTWKQAPLPGVCNTGYGVDPRYLTRDLLAKLWVPSSLGTTVTIRLRPSGHDGQVKVGAACRVTTRTMPEPLAIPGLVSMQGRHKDGLLSNLPVAMPDLDDVMPLTDMSVEDLRGLQLPPAGCGQLIGSDDYGHGITARIAGPGVGMVYVAGELYLAQQLVFRAVATGARVLIHTDRPDAWSSLIDSIATPDRLRIAGHNPQSDNRFNTVVFDGVNALPPRAGVTAIYLYGEPSQWPGAEPDLSIVQPNALGDRILLSTGGTSIELMLVTISSETAFIGRPRAVEEYSPAYQY, from the coding sequence ATGGACCGTTCACGTGTCACACGTCGGCCGTCGCCTCTTCGGTTTTCGGCGGCCGAGGTGATCATCGCGCAACTTCTGGGGGTGACCGGCGGGGTCGTGGCCTCGCTGTGCGGGCTGGTCTGGTGGGGCGCCGTCGCACTTGCCGTCGTCCTCGTCGTCGCCGCGCTCGTCCGGGTGGGCGGCTGGTCGAGCCTGGACTGGGCGCGGACGTATTGGCGGTACTGCACCGAACCCGGCCGGGCGGAGTCCCGCACCGTCGACTTCCAGGCGCCGACCGGTCAGTCCGTCGGGCTCCGCTGGGACGGGGGGAACGTGGTCGCCGTCGTCGAGGTCCTGCCTCCCGCGGGCAGTCTCACCCAGATCACCCGAGACGGCTTCCAGACGACGCACGAACTCCCCACCGACGCGCTCGCCGCGTGCCTCGTGCAGCACGACATTTCGCTGACCGGTATCGACATCGTCAGCCACGGTTATCGCGCCGCGGCGGGCACGCCGGCAACCGATGTGTACGACAGGCTGGTCGGCCCGCTCCCGGCGACGGCGACCCGGATGGTGTGGCTCGCCCTGCGATTCGACGCCACCGAGAGCGTCGCGGCCGTGGCGCGGCGAGGCGGCGGTGAGGAAGGCGCTTCCCGCGCGATCACGATCGCGGCCGGCCGGGTCGTGCGCGCACTCGCCGATTCCGGCTGCCGCGCGCGGATTCTCACCGCCCCGGAGATCGACTCCGCCGCGCTGCAGATCAGCCGCGGCGTCGACCCGAAGACCTTCACACAGACGTGGAAGCAGGCACCGCTGCCCGGAGTGTGCAACACCGGCTACGGCGTCGACCCGCGGTACCTGACGCGAGATCTGCTCGCGAAGCTGTGGGTCCCGTCGAGCCTCGGTACCACCGTGACGATCCGGCTCCGTCCCAGCGGGCACGACGGCCAGGTGAAGGTGGGTGCCGCCTGCCGGGTGACCACGCGGACGATGCCCGAGCCGCTCGCAATTCCCGGGCTCGTCTCGATGCAGGGCAGGCACAAGGACGGGCTGCTGTCCAATCTCCCCGTCGCTATGCCGGACCTCGACGACGTGATGCCCTTGACCGACATGTCCGTCGAGGATCTGCGCGGCCTGCAGTTGCCCCCGGCGGGATGCGGCCAGCTCATCGGCTCCGACGACTACGGCCACGGAATCACCGCCCGCATCGCAGGTCCCGGCGTCGGCATGGTCTACGTGGCGGGCGAACTGTACCTCGCCCAGCAGCTCGTGTTCCGTGCCGTCGCGACAGGTGCCCGGGTGCTCATCCACACCGATCGGCCCGACGCGTGGTCGTCGTTGATCGACTCCATCGCCACACCTGACCGGTTGCGCATCGCAGGTCACAACCCGCAGTCCGACAACAGGTTCAACACGGTGGTGTTCGACGGCGTCAACGCGCTGCCGCCCCGCGCCGGCGTCACGGCGATCTACCTGTACGGGGAGCCGAGTCAGTGGCCCGGCGCCGAACCGGACCTGTCGATCGTCCAGCCGAATGCGCTGGGCGACCGGATTCTTCTGTCGACGGGAGGGACGAGCATCGAACTGATGCTGGTGACGATCTCGTCCGAGACGGCGTTCATCGGCCGCCCGCGCGCGGTGGAGGAGTACTCGCCCGCCTACCAGTACTAG
- a CDS encoding NADPH-dependent FMN reductase, which yields MTAVAPVRIEIIIGSVRVGRIAPVVAGWFAERARAYPGLDVGVIDLADTPLPQDFDESTVTDEFRERVGRADGFVAVTSEYNHGYPAALKTAFDSLKHEWRSKPIGFVSYGGLAGGLRATEQLRQVVAELHMVSVRQSVSFHRVRKRFDDQGQTTDGAAIDSADRMLAQLVWWADAVRVQRETTPYPG from the coding sequence ATGACCGCAGTCGCGCCAGTCCGGATCGAGATCATCATCGGGTCCGTCAGGGTCGGCCGGATCGCTCCCGTCGTCGCCGGCTGGTTCGCCGAACGTGCGCGCGCCTACCCGGGACTGGACGTGGGGGTCATCGACCTCGCCGACACGCCGTTGCCGCAGGATTTCGACGAATCCACGGTGACCGACGAATTCCGTGAGCGGGTGGGCCGAGCCGACGGATTCGTGGCCGTCACCTCCGAGTACAACCACGGCTACCCTGCGGCACTGAAGACCGCGTTCGACAGTCTCAAACACGAATGGCGCTCGAAGCCCATCGGTTTCGTGTCGTACGGCGGACTGGCAGGCGGGCTCCGGGCAACCGAGCAGCTACGTCAGGTTGTAGCGGAACTCCACATGGTGTCGGTCCGGCAGAGCGTGAGCTTCCACCGGGTGCGCAAGAGATTCGACGACCAGGGGCAGACCACCGACGGCGCCGCCATCGACTCGGCGGACCGCATGCTGGCACAACTGGTGTGGTGGGCCGACGCGGTCCGGGTTCAGCGCGAGACCACGCCGTACCCCGGCTAG
- the truA gene encoding tRNA pseudouridine(38-40) synthase TruA, with protein sequence MVSAHAESNEPVVPPRDGGPVSYETRRLRLDIAYDGTDFSGWARQNGLRTVCGEIEEKLGAVLRTPLQLTVAGRTDAGVHANGQVAHVDVPVDALPEDPSRLVRRLARFLPKDVRIKHISFAPEHFDARFSAMRRHYEYRLTSAVYGADPLRARDTVSYPKVLDLELMRSASATLLGLHDFAAFCKRREGATTVRDLQRFDWERDGDVFTAFVSADAFCWSMVRSLVGAVLAVGEGRRDLGWIEGLLREKSRSSSILVAPAHGLSLVRVDYPEDADLAARNQITRDVRTVPGGCCGD encoded by the coding sequence TTGGTTTCGGCACACGCTGAATCGAACGAGCCCGTCGTCCCCCCGAGGGACGGCGGGCCCGTTTCGTATGAGACCCGCCGCTTGCGCCTGGATATCGCATACGACGGAACGGACTTCTCCGGGTGGGCCCGCCAGAACGGCCTGCGCACCGTGTGCGGGGAGATCGAGGAGAAGCTCGGCGCCGTCCTGCGCACGCCGTTGCAGCTCACCGTGGCGGGGCGGACCGACGCCGGCGTCCACGCCAACGGTCAGGTCGCGCACGTCGACGTTCCGGTCGACGCCCTGCCGGAAGACCCGTCCCGGCTGGTCCGCAGGCTCGCGCGGTTTCTGCCGAAAGATGTGCGGATCAAGCACATCTCCTTCGCGCCCGAACACTTCGATGCACGGTTTTCCGCGATGCGGAGGCACTACGAGTACCGCCTGACATCGGCGGTCTACGGTGCCGACCCGCTCCGAGCCCGGGACACCGTGTCGTATCCGAAGGTCCTCGACCTCGAACTCATGCGCTCGGCGTCCGCGACGCTGCTGGGGTTGCACGACTTCGCGGCGTTCTGCAAACGCCGGGAAGGCGCCACCACGGTCCGCGATCTGCAGCGTTTCGATTGGGAACGCGACGGCGACGTGTTCACCGCCTTCGTCAGCGCCGACGCGTTCTGCTGGTCGATGGTGCGCAGTCTCGTCGGTGCGGTTCTCGCCGTGGGGGAGGGCAGGCGCGATCTGGGCTGGATCGAGGGTCTCCTCCGCGAGAAGTCGCGGTCGAGTTCGATTCTGGTGGCCCCCGCGCACGGACTGTCCCTGGTGCGGGTCGACTACCCCGAAGACGCGGATCTGGCGGCACGCAACCAGATCACCCGGGACGTTCGGACCGTGCCCGGCGGCTGCTGCGGCGACTGA